Proteins from one Antennarius striatus isolate MH-2024 chromosome 12, ASM4005453v1, whole genome shotgun sequence genomic window:
- the trpm2 gene encoding LOW QUALITY PROTEIN: transient receptor potential cation channel subfamily M member 2 (The sequence of the model RefSeq protein was modified relative to this genomic sequence to represent the inferred CDS: substituted 1 base at 1 genomic stop codon) codes for MLPKSENKINPQQTMDPLQQKRLQLSRAVSRFKRRCAYSTWIRENIHKKECCFYEKDIRXGTDVCKCGYSKTDHVGDAIKPDDFTGEAWDRHRHMREVPTDAFGDISFGCLGQKTRKYARVSADTSPEILYRLLTDQWNLSPPNLLISVTGGAKNFYLKAGLKNTFRRGLIKVAQTTGAWIITGGTHTGVMKHVGQAVRDYALSSSMQGQIVAVGVATWGIIHNREDLVNPEGCFPAHYWMDEKGQGRLSCLDNNHTHFLLVDDGTQGQYGVEIELRSRLEKYISGKRLGNRESDVNIPVVCVVLDGGPGTLNTIYNAMLNGTPCVILESSGRIADVIAQVAGLPVRRVTIALIHQLMKKFFGQEYERFPDRSIIEWTKKIQDIIRMSHLLTVLRVSEDHHGDVDVAILHALLKGRDSSRSLGIDCWKRQLELAIAWNRVDIAETEIFTEESQWKSNDLHWAMFSSLVGNKPEFVSLLLENGVNLRDFLQEEETLCELYRKLPGGFFLRKLAKRVHSSCRSRRPAIGVRAQALSGEMIGMTHVSDEVRHLLGSFTQPIYPRSTPANHYSMSIEDSSMSVNALREEKPEAPRDVGRDLFLWAVVQNNKEVAEIAWEQCRDCMSAALAASKILKKMAEEGSDADEGEEMKDLAKHYEKHAIGVFSECHNSDGERAQKLLVRASPLWGRTTCLRLALEADDKSFVAQSGVQALLTQIWCGELSVDNPVWRVLICMVFFPLIYTGFLVFRRDEVIQRETEKNEELKTVEKVTGSTLRTKYKSLYTGWAKRLRPLGSWSRLVCLYGSPQVKFYWSIVSYFAFLLLFAVVLMVDFQVMPSPLEVLLYVWLISLVCEEVRQLFHDPDGFGFHKKARMYIQDMWNILDVLSIILFIIGLAFRLTAVLFYAGKIILCIDFVVFCLRLMAIFTISRTLGPKIIIVRRMMMDMFFFMFLLSIWVVAYGVAKQGILIHNDSRLDWILRGAVYEPYLIIFGEFSTNIDYAAFDMDSCTMNGTDPLKPKCPVLNENQRPAFPEWLTIIMLCVYLLFANILLLNLLIAIFNFTFEEVQENTDRIWKFQRYELIKEYHSRPAAPPPFILFSHLYLFIRSVVLCRPPVVCKEFRNELLETEEEEMLSWEALMKDRYLLSARQEQSQSVERRILDTSQKVNTIMERLEREEDVTSGAVMKQMARLEEQVAQSARALQLIIDSLNSRGFAVKEAQSLRQPASAAPDESANTYVSSLEKEEGFHVNARQFHYPGSKITRFPVPEEKVPWEVSFSSYIPNYYTSEDAGEHVDGSESEAVDTYRNPGGRTGVRGRGALSRLGPNLTTDVVLTRWRDSERSMLEYLAVWDERQGILSLPGGPVQSANCLPETLMRTMGKKLYEKISEKVPEGIKVFEGYVDDCRNTDNAWVETTVLNIHLDRTSQVTIDTNNTVERSHGSLQWQEVSGRTRLDSNQRDFLQLVAELHNRKF; via the exons ATGCTGCCTAAATCTGAGAATAAGATTAATCCACAACAAACGATGGATCCGCTGCAGCAGAAGAGACTTCAGCTCAGTCGGGCAGTTTCTAGATTTAAAAGG CGCTGTGCCTATTCCACCTGGATCAGGGAGAATATCCACAAGAAGGAATGTTGTTTCTATGAAAAAGACATAAGGTAGGG AACGGATGTGTGCAAGTGTGGCTACTCCAAGACGGATCATGTGGGCGATGCCATCAAGCCAGATGACTTCACGGGTGAGGCCTgggacagacacagacatatGCGGGAGGTGCCCACCGACGCCTTTGGAGACATCAGCTTCGGTTGTTTGGGACAAAAGACGAGGAAG TATGCACGAGTGTCCGCAGACACCAGCCCTGAGATTCTGTACCGGTTATTAACCGATCAGTGGAATCTTTCCCCACCAAATCTGCTGATCTCTGTGACGGGAGGAGCCAAGAATTTTTATCTGAAGGCCGGTCTGAAGAACACGTTCCGCAGAGGCCTTATTAAAGTGGCCCAGACGACAG GTGCATGGATCATCACGGGTggaacacacactggtgtgaTGAAGCACGTGGGCCAGGCTGTGAGGGACTACGCTCTGAGCAGCTCCATGCAGGGACAAATCGTGGCGGTAGGAGTAGCAACGTGGGGAATCATTCACAACAGGGAGGATCTGGTGAACCCAGAG GGTTGTTTTCCAGCCCATTATTGGATGGACGAGAAGGGTCAGGGTCGACTCTCCTGCCTGGATAACAACCACACTCACTTTCTCCTGGTGGATGATGGAACCCAGGGACAGTACGGCGTGGAGATTGAACTGCGTAGCCGTTTGGAGAAATATATCTCTGGAAAGCGTCTTGGAAACAGAG AGAGTGACGTGAACAtccctgtggtgtgtgtggttttaGATGGAGGACCAGGCACTCTAAAT aCTATATATAACGCCATGTTGAACGGTACCCCGTGTGTGATCCTGGAGAGTTCTGGGAGGATAGCGGATGTGATCGCCCAGGTGGCGGGGCTCCCAGTGAGACGGGTTACTATCGCCCTCATCCACCAGCTGATGAAAAAGTTCTTTGGTCAAGAGTACGAACGATTCCCCGACCGTAGCATCATAGAATGGACCAAGAAG ATTCAGGACATAATCAGGATGTCTCACCTGCTGACAGTCCTGAGAGTGAGTGAAGATCATCACGGAGACGTGGACGTGGCTATTCTTCACGCACTTCTCAAAGGTAGGgatt CTTCAAGGTCATTGGGAATTGATTGCTGGAAGAGGCAGCTGGAACTGGCTATAGCCTGGAACCGTGTGGACATAGCTGAGACGGAGATCTTCACCGAGGAGAGCCAATGGAAG TCCAACGACCTCCACTGGGCCATGTTCTCATCCCTGGTCGGCAACAAGCCCGAGTTTGTGAGTCTGCTGTTGGAGAACGGCGTGAATCTAAGAGATTTCCTACAGGAGGAGGAAACTCTGTGTGAGCTCTACAGGAAGCTGCCCGGTGGCTTCTTCCTACGTAAGCTGGCCAAGCGGGTTCACAGTTCATGCCGCAGCAGAAGACCAGCCATCGGCGTCCGGGCTCAAGCCCTTTCCGGTGAAATGATCGGTATGACGCACGTGTCCGATGAGGTGCGCCACCTGCTGGGCAGTTTCACCCAGCCCATCTACCCCAGATCCACCCCAGCTAACCACTACAGCATGTCCATAGAGGATTCATCAATGTCAGTGA ATGCTCTCAGAGAGGAAAAACCGGAAGCACCTAGGGACGTGGGCAGAGACCTCTTCCTCTGGGCGGTCGTCCAGAACAACAAGGAAGTGGCTGAGATCGCCTGGGAACAG TGCAGAGACTGCATGTCTGCTGCTTTGGCTGCCAGCAAGATCCTGAAGAAAATGGCAGAGGAGGGGAGCGATGCAGACGAGGGAGAGGAGATGAAAGACCTGGCCAAACACTATGAGAAACACGCCATTG gTGTTTTCAGTGAATGCCACAACAGCGATGGAGAGCGGGCCCAGAAGCTGTTGGTCCGTGCGTCTCCGTTGTGGGGGAGGACAACGTGCTTACGGCTGGCGCTGGAGGCAGACGATAAAAGCTTCGTCGCTCAGTCAGGAGTTCAG GCTCTGCTGACTCAGATCTGGTGTGGGGAGCTCTCGGTGGACAACCCCGTGTGGAGGGTGCTGATCTGCATGGTCTTCTTCCCTCTGATCTACACTGGCTTTTTAGTTTTCAG ACGTGATGAAGTCATCCAGAGAGAAACTGAGAAGAACGAGGAGCTCAAAACGGTGGAGAAAGTGACAGGAAGTACACTTCGAACAAAGTATAAAAGTTTGTA CACCGGCTGGGCGAAGCGTCTGAGGCCTCTGGGCAGCTGGTCCAGACTGGTTTGCCTGTACGGCTCCCCGCAGGTCAAGTTCTACTGGAGCATCGTGTCTTATTtcgccttcctcctcctgtttgccGTGGTCCTGATGGTTGACTTCCAGGTGATGCCGTCCCCTTTGGAGGTGCTGCTGTACGTCTGGCTCAtctcgctggtgtgtgaggaGGTCAGGCAG CTGTTTCACGATCCAGACGGCTTTGGGTTTCATAAAAAAGCCAGGATGTACATCCAAGACATGTGGAATATTTTAGATGTTCTTTCTATCATCCTGTTTATTATTGGTCTTGCATTTAG GCTGACTGCTGTGCTCTTCTATGCGGGTAAAATCATCCTCTGCATTGACTTTGTGGTCTTCTGCCTCCGCCTGATGGCTATTTTCACCATAAGCAGAACCCTGGGACCCAAAATCATCATCGTCAGGAGGATG ATGATGGACATGTTCTTCTTCATGTTCCTGCTAAGTATCTGGGTGGTGGCGTACGGCGTCGCCAAGCAAGGCATCCTCATCCACAACGACAGTCGACTGGACTGGATCCTCCGTGGGGCGGTTTACGAGCCGTACCTCATCATATTTGGGGAGTTTTCCACAAACATTGATT ATGCAGCGTTTGACATGGATTCCTGCACCATGAATGGAACCGACCCGCTGAAGCCCAAGTGTCCTGTGttaaatgaaaaccaaagacCAGCCTTCCCTGAGTGGCTCACCATCATCATGCTGTGTGTTTACCTGCTGTTTGCCAACATACTGCTGCTCAATCTGCTCATAGCCATCTTCAA CTTCACATTCGAGGAGGTTCAGGAAAACACGGATAGAATATGGAAGTTTCAAAGATACGAGTTGATTAAGGAGTACCACAGCCGCCCTGCTGCCCCTCCgcccttcatcctcttcagccACCTTTACCTCTTCATCAGGAGCGTGGTTCTCTGCAGGCCCCCCGTTGTATGCAAAGAGTTTA GGAACGAGCTTCTCgagactgaggaagaggagatgttGTCCTGGGAGGCCTTGATGAAGGACAGATACCTGCTATCCGCACGGCAGGAGCAGAGCCAGAGTGTGGAGCGCCGCATCCTGGACACGAGCCAGAA GGTTAACACCATAATGGAGCGGCTGGAGAGGGAAGAAGACGTCACCTCTGGTGCCGTGATGAAGCAGATGGCTCGGCTGGAGGAGCAG GTCGCCCAGTCGGCCAGAGCCCTGCAGTTGATTATAGACAGTCTGAATTCTCGGGGTTTCGCAGTCAAAGAAGCACAATCACTGCGTCAGC CAGCCTCGGCTGCACCGGACGAGTCTGCGAACACGTACGTCAGTTCattggagaaggaggagggttTCCACGTGAACGCCCGTCAGTTTCACTACCCGGGCAGTAAAATCACACGCTTCCCCGTGCCGGAGGAGAAAGTTCCCTGGGAG GTCAGCTTCAGCTCATACATACCAAATTACTACACCTCTGAGGATGCTGGGGAACACGTGGATGG atcAGAGTCAGAAGCTGTAGACACTTACAG AAACCCAGGAGGGAGGACGGGCGTCAGGGGACGGGGTGCTCTCAGTCGCCTCGGCCCCAATCTGACCACAGACGTTGTTCTCACACG CTGGAGAGACAGCGAACGGTCCATGTTGGAGTACCTAGCGGTTTGGGATGAGCGCCAAGGAATCTTGTCTTTACCTGGG GGACCTGTCCAATCTGCCAACTGCTTACCAGAGACACTTATGAGGACGATGGGAAAAAAACTGTATGAAAAAATAAGTGAAAAGGTTCCAGAGGGAATAAAG GTCTTTGAGGGTTATGTGGACGACTGTAGGAACACCGATAACGCCTGGGTGGAAACCACCGTCTTAAACATCCACCTGGACCGAACCAGTCAGGTGACCATAGATACCAACAACACG GTGGAGCGCAGCCACGGTTCTCTCCAGTGGCAGGAGGTGAGCGGCAGAACCAGACTTGACTCAAACCAAAGAGACTTCCTGCAGCTGGTCGCTGAGCTGCACAACAGGAAGTTCTGA